A stretch of DNA from Candidatus Pseudomonas phytovorans:
ACCGGGGACGGCTGCCGAGACAGAGCAAGCGCCGATGCAGCCGCGCGAGCTGCGCCAGAAGCTGAACATCTTCGAAGATGGCACGCTGAAGATGGATGAGGCCAAGGAGCAGTAACGCAGTCGCGGCCCGGGGGAGGGCCGCTTCTACCGCTTACGCTTAGTAGCTGTCTTGCGTCAGGCTGGCGATGATCGAGCGGTAGCTGTTCATGCGTTGCGGCTTGATGCGCCCCTCGTCCAGGGCCTTGAGCAGGGCGCAGCCCGGTTCGCGGTCATGTTTGCAGTCGCGGAAGCGGCAGGTGCCGAACAGGTCGCGGAACTCGATGAAGCCTTCCTCCACGTCGTCGCGGCTGACATGACCAAGGCCGAACTCACGGATGCCCGGCGAATCGATCAGGTCGCCGCCGTTAGGGAAGTGGTACAGCCGCGCGGTGGTGGTGGTGTGGGTACCCTGGCCCGACCATTCCGACAGGTCGCCGACACGGGTGCCGGCGTCTGGCAGCAGGCTGTTGACCAGCGACGACTTGCCCACCCCCGACTGGCCGACGAACACGCTGATGTGGCCATCAAGTTGCTGCTGCAGGCGCTGCATGCCGTCACCGTGGTGTGCCGATACTTCCAGCAGCGGGTAACCCAGATCGCGGTAGACCTCCAGCAGCGAGTGCAGGGCGGGGCCGTTCTCGTCGTTGATCAGGTCGGCCTTGTTCAGCAGCAGCAGTGGGCGCAGGCCGGCGTGCTCGGCAGCGACCAGATAGCGGTCGATCAGGTTCGGGTGCGGCTCCGGCGCCGGGGCGAACACGATCACGATCAGGTCAACGTTGGCTGCCACCGGTTTCAGCTGGCCGTGGTTGTTTGGCCGGCACAGCTCGGTGCTGCGGGGCATCTGCGCCACGATCACGCCGATGCCCTGGTTACCCGCACGCCACACGACACGGTCGCCGGTGACCAGCGCCGGCAGGTTGGCGCGCA
This window harbors:
- the rsgA gene encoding small ribosomal subunit biogenesis GTPase RsgA, encoding MAKRQLNRRQNWRIEKIQGERAARAAKREQHALQELEGGDLGPEQLGLVIAHFGVQVEVEAQDGETAGQVFRCHLRANLPALVTGDRVVWRAGNQGIGVIVAQMPRSTELCRPNNHGQLKPVAANVDLIVIVFAPAPEPHPNLIDRYLVAAEHAGLRPLLLLNKADLINDENGPALHSLLEVYRDLGYPLLEVSAHHGDGMQRLQQQLDGHISVFVGQSGVGKSSLVNSLLPDAGTRVGDLSEWSGQGTHTTTTARLYHFPNGGDLIDSPGIREFGLGHVSRDDVEEGFIEFRDLFGTCRFRDCKHDREPGCALLKALDEGRIKPQRMNSYRSIIASLTQDSY